Proteins co-encoded in one Rhopalosiphum maidis isolate BTI-1 chromosome 2, ASM367621v3, whole genome shotgun sequence genomic window:
- the LOC113551294 gene encoding serine/threonine-protein kinase SIK2-like — protein sequence MDCKPDTIGFYTIDRRIGKGNFAEVRLATHRLVRSEVAIKMIDKRKLDAVNLEKVHREVDIMKQLDHPHIIKLYQVMESKDMIYIISEYASQGEIFDYIAKYGRMTEAAARKKFWQILSAVEYCHNRHVVHRDLKAENLLLDANMNIKIADFGFSNYFTPGEQLATWCGSPPYAAPEVFEGKKYYGPEIDVWSMGVVLYVLVCGALPFDGSTLHSLRDRVLSGRFRIPYFMSTGCESLIRKMLILDPNKRYTVEQIKRHPWMLEEAPRLLPGTIAEMPAEPNDQVLRFMSSLDINTTRTRQSLRNRTYDHYAAIYYLLLEKLKQQQSQENSSHYLQERRLSEKLFSYEQPQLFTGHSSANKRASIDCPAGHQYMQPDLWKQPKTSAAVHLNSGHTPSNRPRSYSQGRAVQHSVNLADLCKSPQQQHPPFRELPQLPKFKGCKPDKIDMAPHDDGGPKMCYHNRLDHMTMMAPQYSTSTDEGIETDLEDAAASSSPTQQSHRTAAYPAVAGGGPVIKSHSQNLADHLQCAANLQQYESDLQVSSLPSCANEMKYAADCTAICTAAAAAAAAAANSCPPPSWDRRASFLAHNHSSAGDGVRSRTDSMSPVSFREGRRASDGLMNQIDSAVMAAAVVAVANAVQSSSPRSPQLQQQYNGGRMPVGGNGKLFQLQECSGVQKEHETLKMLYQSCLPNDEQVASNRKQVAGADYRCGKDVPPRSPSAAMAKRFNYTDSYALDKTGLQQQLFQQRLLQHKRTALHKQGAAASAVAFGQCGVTAADLPANKRQHHTHRQPSLQYNNKTVQLSSPQHGGSGGAGGGGDGHVHGTMQFQSDGSWQSLPHTMATCQINDFDGQANWLSVPDPQHHWYCTSGQQYNFSKNYSQLSSTVNVPMGSSLLAANDVMWTSPRLQSLSENTISELGEQMESG from the exons ATGGACTGCAAACCGGACACTATCGGGTTCTATACCATCGACCGGCGCATTGGCAAAGGCAACTTTGCCGAGGTCCGGTTGGCCACGCACCGACTGGTCAGAAGCGAG gTTGCTATAAAAATGATCGATAAAAGGAAATTGGATGCAGTTAATCTGGAAAAGGTTCATCGTGAAGTAGATATTATGAAACAGCTGGACCATCCTCACATCATTAAACTATATCAA gtTATGGAATCGAaagatatgatatatattatttcagaatATGCCAGTCAAGGAGAAATATTTG atTACATTGCCAAGTACGGTCGAATGACTGAAGCAGCTGCAAGAAAAAAGTTTTGGCAAATACTATCGGCAGTTGAGTATTGTCACAACAGGCACGTTGTACACAGAGACTTAAAA gCAGAAAATTTGCTACTTGATgctaatatgaatataaaaatcgcTGACTTTggatttagtaattattttacacctGGCGAACAATTGGCTACTTGGTGTGGATCACCCCCTTACGCTGCTCCTGAAGTTTTCGAaggcaaaaaatattatggtccCGAGATTGATGTTTGG agtATGGGAGTAGTTTTGTACGTACTGGTTTGTGGAGCACTGCCATTCGACGGAAGCACGCTGCATTCGCTCAGAGATAGAGTTTTATCTGGACGATTTCGTATACCGTACTTTATGAGCACTG gTTGTGAATCATTGATACGTAAAATGCTCATATTAGACCCAAATAAAAGGTATACAGTCGAACAGATAAAAAGGCATCCTTGGATGTTAGAAGAAGCGCCGAGACTTTTACCGGGCACAATTGCAGAAATGCCCGCAGAACCTAATGATCAAGTGTTGCGGTTCATGAGCAGTTTAGATATAAATACGACAAGAACTAGACAG TCGCTGAGAAATCGGACGTACGATCATTACGCGGCCATTTACTACCTGCTGCTGGAGAAACTCAAGCAGCAACAGTCGCAAGAGAACAGCAGCCACTATCTGCAGGAACGGCGGCTGTCGGAGAAACTGTTCTCGTATGAACAGCCCCAACTGTTCACCGGACACTCGAGCGCCAACAAGCGGGCATCGATCGACTGCCCGGCTGGACACCAGTACATGCAACCCGACCTGTGGAAACAGCCCAAAACCAGCGCGGCCGTACACTTGAACAGCGGACACACGCCGTCCAACCGGCCGCGGTCGTACAGCCAGGGCCGGGCCGTACAGCATTCCGTCAACCTGGCCGACCTGTGTAAGTCGCCGCAACAACAACACCCGCCGTTCAGAGAGCTGCCCCAGCTGCCTAAGTTCAAGGGCTGCAAACCGGACAAGATCGACATGGCACCGCACGACGACGGCGGCCCGAAAATGTGTTACCACAACCGGTTGGATCACATGACTATGATGGCGCCCCAGTACTCCACGTCGACGGACGAGGGCATCGAGACGGACCTGGAGGACGCGGCCGCGTCGTCCAGCCCCACGCAACAGTCGCACCGAACCGCGGCTTACCCGGCCGTGGCCGGCGGCGGCCCGGTGATCAAGAGCCACAGCCAGAATCTGGCGGATCACCTGCAGTGCGCGGCCAACCTGCAGCAGTACGAGTCGGACCTACAGGTGTCCAGCCTACCGTCGTGCGCCAACGAAATGAAGTATGCGGCGGACTGCACAGCGATTTGCacagcggcggcggcagcagcggcggcggcggccaaCAGCTGTCCGCCTCCGTCGTGGGACAGGCGCGCCTCGTTCTTGGCGCACAACCACAGCTCCGCCGGCGACGGCGTTCGGTCGCGCACCGACAGCATGTCGCCGGTCAGCTTCCGCGAGGGCAGACGGGCGTCCGACGGGCTGATGAACCAGATCGACTCGGCGGTGATGGCCGCGGCTGTCGTGGCGGTGGCCAACGCCGTGCAGTCGTCGTCGCCCCGGTCGCCTCAATTGCAGCAACAATACAACGGCGGTCGCATGCCGGTCGGTGGCAACGGAAAACTGTTTCAGTTGCAAGAGTGCAGCGGTGTGCAAAAAGAACACGAGACGCTCAAGATGCTGTACCAGAGCTGTCTGCCCAACGACGAACAGGTGGCGTCGAACCGGAAGCAGGTGGCCGGGGCCGATTACCGGTGCGGAAAGGACGTGCCGCCCAGGTCGCCGTCGGCAGCCATGGCCAAGCGGTTCAACTACACGGACAGTTATGCGCTGGACAAGACCGGGCTCCAGCAGCAGCTGTTCCAGCAGCGGTTGCTCCAGCACAAGCGGACCGCGTTGCACAAGCAGGGCGCGGCGGCGTCGGCGGTGGCGTTCGGTCAGTGCGGCGTGACGGCTGCCGACTTACCGGCCAACAAGCGGCAGCACCACACGCACCGTCAACCATCGTTGCAGTACAACAACAAAACCGTGCAATTGTCTTCGCCCCAACACGGTGGTAGCGGCGGCGCCGGTGGCGGTGGCGACGGCCACGTCCACGGCACGATGCAATTCCAATCGGACGGCAGCTGGCAATCGTTGCCGCACACCATGGCCACGTGCCAAATCAACGACTTCGATGGCCAAGCCAATTGGCTGTCGGTGCCCGATCCGCAACACCACTGGTACTGCACATCCGGGCAGCAGTACAACTTCTCCAAGAATTATTCACAG CTCAGCAGTACGGTAAACGTGCCAATGGGCAGTTCTTTGTTGGCGGCCAACGACGTAATGTGGACATCGCCAAGACTACAATCGCTCTCGGAAAACACTATTTCGGAACTCGGAGAACAAATGGAATCTGGTTAA